The genome window CGTGTAGCTAACCCCAAGTCTGGTAACCTTTGAAAATAGGTTTCTGACGTCACTGCCTTTCATGCCAAGCTTGACGCTCTTGCTCTTGCACAGGCGGTGGGTGGATCAATTTGTGTTTGATAGTCTATAGTGGGTGGATCAATTTGTGTTTGACAGTCTATAGTGATTATGTTGCTATACTGTCATGGGGAAATAGCTTATGTTTCTCGTCACATGGATGTTCAACGAAACATCTGTGGTATCCAAAAAATGTTTAATATCTGGTTACCCCTCAGATAGTGTACCATGTCTTGAAAAATAAGGGCACTCAATTGTTAGGAATAACAGTGATAGAATACGTTTTCAGTATCCTATCTATAATGTGGGATGACTATGCGCTTTAACATTGTTGAATCTCTAGTTGTCCAGTCTGTTCGTAGTCCAAAGGATATTCTGATGTCCCTTCAGGATGTTCCCATGCTTCATTTCTCTCTGTTATGTAGATCATGTGATTTTTGATCTTGTAAAGTTCGCATGGTGCGGTATGGTATGGTGTCATTGGTTTCCTGCAGCTCCTGTATTAGCTGCAAGCATGCAATGAGATTTACTTTGTAAATATGACTGATTGAAATGCTTGTTTTGATATTTtatgtttcctttttgtttgcTTTGATGTGTGGTATGCTGAAGTTTTCTTTTTTGGGTCTGACAGTTGTTACATATGTGTTTGCACGTCATTATTTGGGTCAGTATGTTGTATATGCATgctagatttttttcttttcttactAGCTTATGTTATATACCATAATGGTGTTGGTTTATAACTTGTGTAATCATTCTCTTGGAATTGACAAATGCATATTGAAATTTGAAAGTTGGAAATGGAATTGGTAGTTGCTAAACTATCTATTCCCTTTCTATACTGTTTCAGTTTTTCTGCTAAATTTCTGTATTGATTCATGATCTGTTGAttaaatgctttattttaattttatttcagTTCAAGGAACTTGCACAAGCTTATGAGGTTTTGAGCGACCCAGAGAAGCGTGAGATTTATGATCAGTATGGTGAAGATGCCCTCAAGGAAGGAATGGGTGGAGGAGGAGCCCATGTCGATCCATTTGACATCTTCTCATCATTCTTTGGATCCTCTTTTGGAGGTATTGTTTAGTGGTACCCATTGTTCTTCTGTGACTATCAACTCTGTTATGCTTTTTTTGTCAGTGTGATAAATGGCTTTTGCATGTTTTTCTCACAGGTGGTGGTGGCAGCAGCAGGGGAAGAAGACAAAGGAGGGGAGAAGATGTAGTGCATCCACTTAAAGTTTCTCTAGAAGATCTTTACAATGGTACCTCAAAGAAGCTCTCCCTTTCGCGCAATGTCATCTGCTCCAAGTGCAAGGGGTAAGTAAGGTCCGCCCCTTCCCAATTACCCAAGCATTTTCCAAATACTATTGTTGAGCGTGCTTCCTTGTTTATTTCAGCAAGGGCTCCAAGTCTGGTGCTTCAATGAGGTGCCCAGGTTGCCAGGGTTCAGGCATGAAAGTCACTATTCGCCAGCTGGGGCCTTCCATGAtacagcagatgcagcagcctTGCAATGAATGCAAGGGGACTGGAGAGAGCATCAAGGAAAAGGATCGCTGCCCAGGGTGCAAGGGTGATAAGGTCGTTCAGGAGAAGAAGGTTCTGGAGGTTCATGTTGAAAAGGGGATGCAACACAACCAGAAGATCACCTTCCCTGGTGAAGCTGATGAGGCGGTATGCTTGTTCAAGCATCAGCATGATAATATGTGGAACTTGCTTTTGatgatttcaaaatatttaatgttATCTTGCTTGCAGCCTGATACTGTCACTGGAGACATTGTATTTGTTCTCCAGCAGAAGGATCACTCCAAGTTCAAAAGAAAGGGCGATGATCTCTTTTATGAGCACACCTTGTCTCTGACTGAGGCTCTCTGTGGGTTCCAATTTGTTCTGACACATCTAGACAACAGGCAGCTTCTCATCAAGTCAAACCCTGGTGAAGTTGTTAAGCCTGGTAAGACCTTGTATAAATCTTAAGCGGCACTTTGTACTTTTGCAGCTGTATTTGTTGCTAAACCCTGTTTGATGAATTTGAGCAGACCAATTCAAGGTGATAAACGATGAGGGAATGCCAATGTACCAGAGGCCTTTCATGAAGGGGAAGGTCTACATTCATTTCACGGTGGAGTTCCCTGACTCGCTGGAACCAGAGCAATGCAAGGCTCTTGAGGCAGTACTTCCACCAAAGCCTACATCCAAGCTGACAGATATGGAGCTAGATGAATGCGAGGAGACAACTTTGCACGATGTGAACAACATCGAGGAAGAGATGCGCAGGAAGCAAGCTCATGCCGCCCAGGAGGCGTATGAGGAGGATGACGAGATGCCTGGAGGAGCCCAAAGAGTGCAGTGTGCACAGCAGTAAGCAGAGTATATCATCTAGGGACTTGTCATTGCTGCGCACGTGAAGAAACTTGCAAGGTTTGCAGTAAATTTTTGGACCCAGTGTGATCTCGCTCTGGTTTTGTTGTCGCAAGTTACAAAATGGCCAAGCTGATTCTATACCCCGTGTAAGCAGGGAATGTATCCTTTTTGTTGCAACTAAAAAATGCTATCCTGGAATAGCTGGCTACAACTATGTATCCTTTTTATAAAAGCAACTTGATATTGGTTGAATGTTGTGACTCCCATTTGGATGGAATGGCTCAATTGTCTGGTTGGCATTGACGCCCTGCATCGAAATATTCTATCGAACACCGTGCTGTAGGTCGCGTGGTTATCTACAGAATGGTGTGATTGATGCCAACAAACCATACAGATTGTAGAATAGTGTTACTTGATACTAGAAATGCAAGGTTTTCGAGTCTGATTTCAAGCAAAAATAGTCATTGAAAATATGCATGATTACACCCAGTCAATACATGATGGAGAAATGTTGAGCAGGTTAGTGTGGATTCTGGACCGTGACATAGAGCTTGACGCCAAGGGCGCAGTAGTTGCCGACGCTGCATACCAAGTAGCGCACGCTGGCGGTGTCGAGCGGGATGACGGCGGGGCCGGCGCGGAAGGTACTGAAGGGGTCGTTAgtgatttttagagaattttaattaaatattgacttaggttttttaaatcaaactaattaaaatgggttgttagTGACCTCTAATTTactcaaaaaatatttagaatttttggacctctaaataaaatcaaaatttaaataaaaaaatcgtaCACATAGTGTTCCCAGCCAGGCTCCCCGGAAACGACCGATTCCAGCGTTTTCCCGAGCCTGATTGGACGGATGCAGCTGCATGAGCGGGTGCAGGCCATCCAGGCATCCAAACAAATGTCTTCATGAGCGTACTCCATGAGCGGGTGCATGCACGAGCCGAGCCACCCATCCAAACACGTCCTAACTGCAGCAGTCCTTGTCGTAGGGAAATGTAGGTGGAAGTGCATGCCCGAGAAATCAAGGTCAGCCGTCAGCCGAGGAAGACAGGGACCTCCAATTTTTCAGGCCGTTTGGGACCTTTGTCTTCTCGAGGAAAGTACGATGCAGTCGCCAGGCGAACTGATCACTAGTCACCCCACTCGGGTAACTAGTGCCCGACGAACTGATCACTAGTAACCCCACTCGGATCGCGGCTGATCTGATCATCTGATGACCACTCACTCACCAGTTCATGTGTTTGTTTGGGGGAGTTTGCCACCAAATATTCAAATGCGAGTACGTGACCGTGCTACGAAAGAAGTTAAATTTCGAATCCTTCATGTTCTCGTGTGATGAACATGAAAAACGGCGGAGTCAGACACG of Phragmites australis chromosome 3, lpPhrAust1.1, whole genome shotgun sequence contains these proteins:
- the LOC133912955 gene encoding dnaJ protein homolog encodes the protein MFGRAPKKSDNTKYYEILGVPNTASQDDLKKAYRKAAIKNHPDKGGDPEKFKELAQAYEVLSDPEKREIYDQYGEDALKEGMGGGGAHVDPFDIFSSFFGSSFGGGGGSSRGRRQRRGEDVVHPLKVSLEDLYNGTSKKLSLSRNVICSKCKGKGSKSGASMRCPGCQGSGMKVTIRQLGPSMIQQMQQPCNECKGTGESIKEKDRCPGCKGDKVVQEKKVLEVHVEKGMQHNQKITFPGEADEAPDTVTGDIVFVLQQKDHSKFKRKGDDLFYEHTLSLTEALCGFQFVLTHLDNRQLLIKSNPGEVVKPDQFKVINDEGMPMYQRPFMKGKVYIHFTVEFPDSLEPEQCKALEAVLPPKPTSKLTDMELDECEETTLHDVNNIEEEMRRKQAHAAQEAYEEDDEMPGGAQRVQCAQQ